One Oryza sativa Japonica Group chromosome 8, ASM3414082v1 DNA window includes the following coding sequences:
- the LOC4345101 gene encoding uncharacterized protein: MVSSSFPAEIIHPARLGCMLRLHVVEHPTGDAAAVAFQCDGCMLPGEGTRYTSVVDNHPTHLALHTSCALATPTLQHALVKGTMELRHEAPAGGAGVCSACFETVRGFHYYGSRKTGKGEHPKLHPCCARLPVSIAVRGGLTFELRAEVSHRCTGCRAMEWYYRPWCYRSTNSPDHRVYLHVKCIREIMESPGGGGGGGAGDEDDRVVARLLERADQSSKLERRVCKILVILVRVVVRMLIGDPTALLTEGVSAIVSPW; this comes from the coding sequence ATGGTGAGCTCGAGCTTTCCTGCGGAGATCATCCACCCTGCCCGCCTGGGTTGCATGCTGAGGCTGCACGTGGTGGAGCATCccaccggcgacgccgccgcggtcgcCTTCCAGTGCGACGGCTGCATGCTACCCGGAGAAGGCACGAGGTACACCTCCGTCGTCGACAACCACCCGACACACCTCGCCCTCCACACGAGCTGCGCCCTCGCGACGCCCACGCTGCAGCACGCGCTGGTGAAGGGCACGATGGAGCTCCGCcacgaggcccccgccggcggcgccggcgtttGCTCCGCCTGCTTCGAGACGGTGCGGGGATTCCACTACTACGGGTCGAGGAAGACCGGCAAGGGCGAGCACCCGAAGCTGCACCCGTGCTGCGCGAGGCTGCCGGTGTCCATCGCCGTGCGGGGCGGGCTCACCTTCGAGCTTCGCGCGGAGGTGTCGCACCGGTGCACCGGCTGCAGGGCGATGGAGTGGTACTACCGCCCTTGGTGCTACCGCTCCACTAATAGCCCCGACCACCGCGTGTACCTGCACGTCAAGTGCATCAGGGAGATCATGGAAtctccgggcggcggcggaggcggaggcgccggTGATGAAGACGACAGGGTGGTGGCCCGTCTACTGGAGCGCGCTGACCAGAGCAGTAAGCTGGAGAGGCGCGTATGTAAGATCCTTGTGATCTTGGTGCGTGTCGTCGTCAGGATGCTCATCGGAGACCCGACCGCGTTGTTGACAGAAGGAGTGAGCGCTATCGTGTCTCCATGGTGA
- the LOC107277554 gene encoding uncharacterized protein: MPSGPAGGLVPARGPPADVLTWGELQAEMERILQAGARSIGREIEEAKAAAAASANERADKLAHDLVEVREDFQKMRELVAENERQRQGLEHRMSELENNLLEIRGSLRVTYTGMHQLAGECGVTTTIPANPDEFSLTSSLAELATAMEEIPSKHAARIGDETSNGIYTWACHVLACVRLAHPDLDLLRILDQGAANDACKGMMEEVSDLGESVLPLFEG, encoded by the coding sequence ATGCCCAGCGGCCCTGCCGGTGGCCTTGTGCCTGCTCGGGGCCCACCCGCTGACGTCCTCACCTGGGGGGAGCTCCAAGCTGAGATGGAGCGCATCCTCCAGGCCGGCGCTCGCAGCATAGGACGCGAGATCGAGGAGGCcaaggctgcggcggcggcgtcggcgaatGAACGCGCCGACAAGCTAGCACATGACCTGGTGGAGGTCCGCGAGGACTTCCAGAaaatgagggagctggtggccgaAAACGAGAGGCAGCGGCAGGGGCTTGAGCACCGcatgtcggagctcgagaacaacTTGTTGGAGATCCGTGGCTCGCTGCGAGTCACCTACACTGGCatgcaccagctcgccggggagtgcggCGTCACGACCACCATCCCGGCGAACCCCGATGAGTTCTCACTGACGTCTTCACTCGCGGAACTAGccacggcgatggaggagatcccctccaagcatgcggccaggatcggggacgagacgtccaacgggatcTACACCTGGGCATGCCACGTCCTCGCGTGCGTAAGGTTGGCGCACCCTGATCTCGACCTCCTGaggatcttggatcagggggctgCTAATGACGCGTGTAAGGGCATGATGGAAGAAGTCAGTGACTTGGGGGAGtctgttctccccctttttgaaggGTAG